In one window of Maribacter sp. BPC-D8 DNA:
- a CDS encoding OmpA family protein: MKKTGYIFCGLAVMAMMANAQDKKIKKADTKFTNYAYASAIQSYEQLVKDGYTEEEVYKNLGNANYLNANYEEASSWYGKLFALEGADIDPEYMYRYAQTLKSLENYTESDTWMNKFKSAKANDQRAITFGENQDYLEQIEERSGRYELKNIGLNSKVSDFAPSFYEDGLVFSTARDSGLLTKNIHRWNNGSFLNLYKAEQDDQGNFTNVDKLSKKLNKKTHESSTAFTKDGQTMYFTRNNSDDGKFERDEEGVSRLKIYRATKENGEWKNIEELPFNGDSYSVAHPTLNNDETKLYFASDMPGTKGESDIYVVDINKDGTFSTPLNLGERINTEARETFPFVTDSDILYFSSDGHPGLGGLDVFATDLKNERGEVLNVGRPLNGEEDDFSYIINEETKKGFFASNRKGGQGNDDIYSFVEMTPLDFTCHTNIAGIVKDQKTNALLTDASVTVYDKDNKVVSSSTTDDKGAFEMEGNCAEGSYKVVATKTDYEEGNKTFMTVKAEDAMGIEIVLAQVDPSAPVGTDLAKYLNIEPIYFDFDKYFIREDARISINKVLAYLNEYPNVNVQVRSHTDSRANDSYNMRLSANRAKATADYLIAAGIPSNRISYEGYGETELTNGCSNNVPCSKENHQLNRRSEFIVVE, translated from the coding sequence ATGAAAAAAACAGGATATATTTTTTGTGGCTTGGCGGTAATGGCTATGATGGCGAACGCACAGGACAAGAAGATAAAAAAAGCGGATACAAAATTCACGAACTATGCTTATGCCTCTGCGATACAATCGTACGAGCAACTGGTAAAGGACGGGTATACCGAAGAAGAGGTATACAAGAATTTAGGCAACGCGAACTATTTAAATGCAAACTACGAAGAGGCATCGAGCTGGTACGGCAAACTGTTCGCACTTGAAGGAGCGGATATCGATCCGGAATATATGTACCGTTATGCACAGACATTGAAGTCACTTGAAAACTATACAGAATCGGACACTTGGATGAACAAGTTCAAAAGTGCAAAGGCGAACGATCAACGCGCCATCACTTTTGGAGAGAACCAGGATTATCTGGAACAGATCGAGGAACGTTCGGGCAGGTACGAACTAAAGAACATCGGGCTTAACTCGAAGGTATCGGATTTTGCACCCTCGTTCTATGAAGACGGACTGGTCTTCTCCACGGCAAGGGACAGCGGACTGCTAACGAAGAACATCCATAGATGGAACAACGGTTCCTTTTTGAACCTATATAAAGCGGAACAGGACGACCAAGGTAACTTTACCAATGTAGACAAGCTATCGAAAAAGCTGAACAAAAAGACCCACGAATCGTCAACGGCATTTACCAAGGACGGACAGACGATGTACTTTACACGTAACAACTCCGATGACGGTAAGTTCGAAAGGGACGAAGAAGGCGTAAGCAGACTAAAAATATACAGGGCGACCAAAGAAAACGGCGAATGGAAAAATATCGAAGAACTGCCCTTTAACGGGGACAGCTATTCGGTGGCGCACCCGACCTTGAACAATGACGAGACGAAGCTGTACTTCGCTTCCGATATGCCAGGTACGAAAGGGGAGTCCGATATCTACGTGGTAGATATCAACAAGGACGGTACTTTCAGTACACCACTGAACCTGGGAGAGCGGATCAATACCGAGGCAAGGGAGACCTTTCCGTTCGTAACGGATTCCGATATATTATACTTTTCATCCGATGGTCACCCTGGATTAGGAGGACTTGATGTCTTCGCGACCGACCTGAAGAACGAAAGGGGAGAAGTACTCAATGTAGGACGCCCCTTGAACGGAGAGGAAGACGACTTCTCGTACATCATCAACGAAGAGACCAAGAAAGGCTTTTTTGCATCGAACCGAAAAGGAGGACAGGGAAACGACGATATCTACAGCTTTGTAGAAATGACGCCATTGGACTTCACCTGCCATACAAATATAGCAGGAATCGTAAAGGATCAAAAAACCAATGCACTGTTAACAGATGCATCGGTAACGGTATACGACAAGGATAACAAAGTGGTCTCTAGTTCGACCACGGACGATAAGGGAGCTTTCGAGATGGAAGGCAATTGTGCAGAAGGAAGTTACAAGGTAGTAGCGACCAAGACCGACTATGAAGAAGGCAACAAGACCTTCATGACGGTAAAGGCGGAAGATGCCATGGGCATAGAGATCGTACTTGCACAGGTAGACCCATCTGCACCGGTAGGCACCGACCTTGCGAAATACCTGAATATAGAACCGATCTACTTTGATTTCGACAAGTACTTCATCAGAGAAGATGCAAGGATAAGTATCAACAAGGTATTGGCATATTTGAACGAATACCCGAATGTAAACGTACAGGTACGTTCGCATACCGATTCAAGGGCGAACGATAGTTACAACATGCGCTTATCGGCGAACAGGGCAAAGGCAACAGCCGATTACCTAATAGCAGCGGGAATCCCGAGCAACAGAATCTCATACGAAGGTTATGGTGAAACGGAGCTTACCAACGGCTGTAGCAACAACGTTCCATGTAGCAAAGAAAACCATCAACTGAACAGAAGATCAGAGTTTATTGTGGTAGAATAA